Proteins encoded together in one Chryseobacterium taklimakanense window:
- a CDS encoding DNA topoisomerase IV subunit B — translation MVENNTVQYTEDNIKTLEPREHVRLRPGMYIGKLGDGSAVDDGIYILLKEVIDNSIDEFRMKFGKRIEVKIKDGKVVVRDFGRGIPLGKIVDVVSIMNTGGKYDDGAFKKSIGLNGVGTKAVNFLSEYFQVKSVRDGKMRRAEFREGKLETLHDEAETTERNGTEITFIPDETIFVNYRFRSEYVERMLRNYTYLNLGLKIYYNGEVFESQNGLRDLLEEEIDGEIVYPIIHIKDEDMEIAVTHSDKSQSETYFSFVNGQYTSQGGTHLNAFKEAYVKTIREFFGKNFEASDIRKAIIGAVYINVGNPVFESQTKTKLGSTTMGQDKDGNELETIKTFTINYLKSKLDNYLHKNPEIAEAIQKKILISERERKELSGIQKLARERAKKVSLHNKKLRDCRQHYNDQKAARKAESQIFITEGDSASGSITKSRDVETQAVFSLRGKPLNSYGLTKRVVYENEEFNLLQAALNIEDSLEDLRYNQVIIATDADVDGMHIRLLMITFFLQFFPDLIKNGHLYILQTPLFRVRNKKETRYCYTDAERIKALNELGKNPEITRFKGLGEISPDEFKHFIGKDIRLEPVLLGKDQTIEQLLEFYMGKNTPDRQSFILQNLVVEDPEIDKKEKLEDTDA, via the coding sequence ATGGTAGAAAACAACACGGTACAGTACACCGAAGACAACATCAAAACACTCGAGCCACGCGAGCACGTGAGGCTGCGTCCCGGGATGTATATCGGGAAACTGGGCGACGGCTCGGCGGTGGACGATGGAATTTATATTTTGCTGAAGGAGGTCATCGACAACTCGATCGATGAATTCCGTATGAAGTTCGGGAAAAGAATTGAGGTGAAAATCAAAGACGGTAAAGTTGTCGTTCGCGATTTTGGCCGTGGTATTCCGCTGGGTAAAATCGTAGATGTAGTTTCCATAATGAATACTGGCGGTAAGTACGATGATGGCGCCTTCAAAAAATCAATCGGTCTGAACGGTGTGGGTACAAAAGCCGTAAACTTCTTGTCAGAATATTTTCAGGTAAAATCTGTACGTGACGGGAAAATGCGGCGGGCAGAATTTCGTGAAGGTAAACTGGAAACTCTGCACGATGAAGCCGAAACTACCGAGAGAAACGGTACCGAAATCACCTTTATTCCTGATGAAACCATTTTTGTAAACTACAGATTCCGTAGTGAGTATGTAGAGCGTATGCTTCGGAATTACACTTACCTGAATTTAGGTTTAAAAATATATTACAACGGCGAGGTCTTCGAATCCCAAAACGGATTGAGGGACCTTCTTGAAGAGGAAATCGACGGAGAAATCGTATACCCGATCATTCATATCAAAGATGAAGATATGGAAATTGCGGTGACGCATTCAGACAAGTCACAGTCGGAGACTTATTTTTCCTTTGTTAACGGACAATATACTTCGCAGGGCGGAACGCATTTGAACGCTTTCAAAGAAGCCTACGTAAAAACCATCCGCGAATTTTTTGGAAAGAATTTTGAAGCCTCGGATATCAGGAAAGCAATTATCGGTGCGGTTTATATTAATGTTGGGAATCCTGTTTTTGAGTCTCAGACCAAAACAAAATTGGGTTCAACAACAATGGGGCAGGACAAAGACGGTAACGAACTCGAAACCATCAAGACTTTCACCATTAATTATCTGAAAAGCAAACTCGATAATTATCTACACAAAAACCCTGAAATTGCCGAAGCCATTCAGAAGAAAATTCTTATTTCAGAACGTGAGCGCAAAGAACTTTCCGGCATCCAGAAATTAGCCCGTGAAAGAGCAAAAAAAGTTTCACTTCACAATAAAAAACTGCGCGACTGCCGACAGCATTACAACGATCAGAAAGCCGCAAGAAAAGCCGAATCGCAGATTTTCATTACCGAGGGCGATTCTGCATCCGGTTCTATTACCAAATCCCGTGATGTGGAAACTCAGGCGGTTTTTTCACTGCGCGGAAAACCTCTGAATTCGTATGGATTAACGAAACGCGTGGTGTACGAAAACGAAGAGTTCAACCTTCTGCAGGCCGCGTTGAATATTGAAGATTCTCTGGAAGATTTAAGGTACAATCAGGTAATTATCGCTACAGATGCTGATGTTGACGGGATGCACATCCGCCTGCTGATGATTACTTTTTTCCTGCAGTTCTTCCCGGATTTAATTAAAAACGGACATCTTTACATTCTTCAGACCCCTTTATTCAGGGTGAGAAATAAGAAAGAAACCAGATATTGCTACACCGATGCGGAACGGATAAAAGCGCTGAACGAACTCGGAAAAAATCCTGAAATCACCCGGTTTAAAGGGCTTGGTGAGATTTCCCCTGATGAATTCAAACATTTCATAGGTAAAGATATCCGACTGGAGCCCGTACTTTTGGGCAAGGACCAAACCATTGAACAACTTTTGGAATTTTATATGGGCAAAAATACCCCAGACCGCCAGTCATTCATTCTCCAAAACCTTGTGGTGGAAGACCCGGAAATTGATAAGAAAGAAAAACTGGAAGATACTGATGCTTAA
- a CDS encoding rhomboid family intramembrane serine protease: MSTVLLIVIAVTALISFIAFNNTSIFERYKFNVGAIQRGDYIRLLSAGFLHADLMHLLFNMLTLYFFGPIVIEAFGEIGFLTIYLGSILLGNLFSLFIYQKQGWYSAIGASGGVSGILFAAIAVYPQIGIYFFFIPIPIPGYIFGLLYFGYSVYMMLNPRQHDNIGHAAHLGGAFFGLVYAVATLPEMAIKNALYLGIMALPLIYMSYMVFVKKRIG; encoded by the coding sequence ATGAGCACCGTTTTATTAATCGTCATCGCAGTTACTGCACTCATCAGCTTTATTGCGTTCAACAATACTTCGATTTTCGAGAGGTACAAGTTCAATGTAGGAGCGATTCAGCGCGGAGATTACATCCGTCTGCTTTCTGCAGGTTTCCTTCACGCCGACCTTATGCATTTGCTGTTCAATATGCTCACGCTCTATTTCTTTGGGCCGATTGTAATTGAAGCTTTTGGAGAGATTGGGTTTCTGACCATATATCTGGGTTCCATTTTGCTGGGGAATCTGTTCTCATTATTTATCTATCAGAAGCAGGGCTGGTATTCGGCAATTGGTGCCAGTGGAGGTGTTTCGGGAATTCTCTTTGCCGCAATCGCGGTGTATCCACAGATCGGGATTTATTTTTTCTTCATCCCGATTCCGATTCCGGGCTATATTTTTGGGCTTTTGTATTTCGGTTATTCGGTTTATATGATGCTGAATCCGCGCCAGCACGATAATATCGGTCATGCAGCACATTTGGGCGGTGCATTTTTTGGGTTGGTTTACGCTGTCGCAACTTTACCGGAAATGGCAATAAAAAATGCTTTATACCTCGGAATTATGGCGCTTCCGCTTATTTATATGAGTTATATGGTGTTTGTGAAGAAACGTATTGGGTGA
- the purH gene encoding bifunctional phosphoribosylaminoimidazolecarboxamide formyltransferase/IMP cyclohydrolase: protein MSKKRALISVSDKSGLIDFAQFLEQNNYELISTGGTFKHLKDAGLKPVQIDEVTSFPEMLDGRVKTLHPIVHGGLLAVRSNEEHMKTVQQHGIGLIDMVIVNLYPFFENVNKDISLEEKVEFIDIGGPSMLRSAAKNFDSVTVITDVEDYAKVQQEMSENGDTTLETRKKLAGKVFNLTSAYDAAISRMLLDEEYPTYLNASYKKVSDLRYGENPHQTAAYYTSTFENGAMKDFEILGGKELSFNNLRDMDLCWKVVNEFKNEMACCAVKHSTPCGVAIGNTPLETYTKTFECDPVSIFGGIVAMNFKIDAATAEELNKTFLEIVMAPDFDDDALEILRKKKNLRIIKIKNPVSDKQTWVKIDGGMLVQDNDSEFSDDIKVVTEVQPTEEQKNALLFAQRVVKYVKSNAIVVSNGIQALGIGGGQVNRIWATQQAVERAKEKFSGDLVLASDAFFPFCDVVDFCAQEGIKAIIQPGGSVKDQDSIDAANGHKIPMMLTGMRHFLH, encoded by the coding sequence ATGTCAAAAAAACGCGCATTAATCTCAGTTTCTGACAAATCAGGACTTATTGATTTCGCACAATTTTTAGAACAGAACAACTATGAACTCATCTCCACCGGAGGAACTTTCAAGCATTTGAAAGACGCAGGTTTAAAACCGGTTCAAATCGATGAAGTCACCAGTTTCCCGGAAATGTTGGACGGAAGAGTAAAAACTTTGCACCCAATAGTTCACGGTGGACTTTTGGCAGTTCGCTCAAACGAAGAACACATGAAAACTGTTCAGCAACACGGAATCGGACTGATTGATATGGTAATCGTAAACCTTTATCCGTTTTTTGAAAATGTAAATAAAGACATTTCGCTTGAAGAAAAAGTTGAGTTTATCGATATCGGCGGTCCGTCAATGTTGCGTTCCGCAGCGAAAAATTTCGATTCGGTAACAGTGATTACCGATGTTGAAGATTACGCCAAAGTACAGCAGGAAATGTCTGAAAACGGCGATACCACTTTAGAAACCAGAAAAAAACTCGCCGGAAAGGTTTTCAATCTCACTTCTGCGTACGATGCTGCGATTTCAAGAATGCTTCTGGACGAGGAATATCCAACCTATCTGAACGCTTCGTACAAAAAAGTTTCTGATTTAAGATATGGCGAAAATCCGCACCAAACTGCGGCATATTACACTTCAACTTTCGAAAACGGCGCAATGAAAGATTTTGAAATTTTGGGAGGCAAAGAATTGTCCTTCAATAATTTGCGTGATATGGATCTCTGCTGGAAAGTCGTGAACGAATTTAAAAACGAGATGGCCTGCTGTGCGGTGAAACATTCCACGCCTTGTGGCGTTGCCATCGGAAACACACCTTTGGAAACCTACACCAAAACATTTGAATGTGATCCGGTTTCCATTTTCGGCGGAATTGTGGCGATGAATTTCAAAATCGACGCTGCAACTGCCGAAGAACTCAACAAAACCTTCCTGGAGATTGTGATGGCACCCGATTTTGACGACGATGCTTTGGAAATTTTAAGAAAGAAAAAAAATCTGAGAATTATCAAAATTAAAAACCCGGTTTCCGATAAACAGACCTGGGTGAAAATCGACGGCGGAATGCTCGTGCAGGACAACGATTCCGAGTTTTCGGATGATATTAAAGTTGTAACCGAGGTTCAGCCAACCGAAGAACAGAAAAACGCCCTGCTTTTCGCGCAAAGAGTCGTGAAATATGTAAAATCCAACGCCATCGTGGTTTCCAACGGCATTCAGGCCTTGGGAATCGGGGGTGGACAGGTGAACAGAATTTGGGCCACACAACAGGCGGTGGAAAGAGCCAAGGAAAAATTCAGCGGCGATTTGGTGCTGGCTTCAGACGCTTTTTTCCCGTTCTGCGATGTGGTAGATTTCTGCGCTCAGGAAGGCATCAAAGCCATCATCCAACCTGGCGGTTCTGTGAAAGACCAGGATTCCATCGATGCGGCCAACGGGCACAAAATCCCGATGATGCTTACAGGAATGAGGCATTTCCTGCATTAA
- a CDS encoding metallophosphoesterase family protein, producing the protein MDRIAFITDLHLLEKNVEKKGVDTLQNWKAVLDDVKAKNIGKIIFGGDFGEKEALEIIFADARDFEVELILGNHDRIKNFRKYYPKTEFKQELFYTLKIGGSDCVFLDTSSYRLNREQQENLKIWLESAVSPVIFIHHPVLDIVTWMDREHPLKNRKDVEEIINSAGKKVHLICGHYHQYHEKSSEFINQIIAPAVSYQIPYGKNYQADTSSFGYLMLDWDDGILNYEKVDFNK; encoded by the coding sequence ATGGATAGAATTGCCTTCATCACAGACCTTCACCTGCTCGAAAAAAATGTCGAAAAAAAAGGTGTGGATACTCTTCAGAACTGGAAGGCAGTTCTGGATGATGTGAAGGCAAAAAACATAGGAAAAATAATCTTCGGTGGCGATTTCGGCGAAAAAGAAGCTCTTGAAATCATTTTTGCTGATGCCCGTGATTTTGAGGTCGAATTAATTCTGGGAAACCACGACAGAATTAAAAATTTCAGAAAATATTACCCAAAAACAGAATTTAAACAGGAACTTTTTTATACTTTAAAAATCGGCGGATCCGACTGTGTCTTTTTAGATACTTCCTCGTACAGGCTCAACAGAGAGCAGCAGGAAAACTTGAAAATATGGCTGGAATCGGCAGTCAGTCCTGTGATTTTCATCCATCACCCGGTCTTGGATATCGTTACGTGGATGGACAGGGAACATCCTCTGAAAAACCGGAAAGATGTTGAAGAGATCATCAATTCAGCAGGGAAAAAGGTGCATTTAATTTGCGGCCATTACCATCAGTATCACGAAAAATCCTCAGAATTTATCAACCAAATTATTGCCCCTGCCGTTTCTTACCAGATTCCGTACGGCAAAAATTATCAGGCAGATACTTCCTCATTTGGTTATCTGATGTTGGATTGGGATGATGGAATTTTGAATTACGAAAAAGTAGATTTTAATAAATAA
- a CDS encoding DNA gyrase/topoisomerase IV subunit A, with product MTEEHLHEGESLKKVSGLYRDWFLDYASYVILDRAIPSVYDGFKPVQRRIMHSMRELEDGRYNKVANIVGNTMKYHPHGDASITDAMVQIGQKELLIDTQGNWGNIYTGDSAAAARYIEARLTPFALEVVFNPKTTEWAKSYDGRNNEPIDLPVKFPLLLAQGVEGIGVGLSTKILPHNFNELINASVSYLKGKKFQIFPDFLTGGMLDVAEYNDGERGGKVRARARIIQKDKNTLAITELPYSKNTGEIIDSIVKATERGKIKIKKIEDNTSDKVEILIHLHSDVSPDKTIDALYAFTDCQVSISPNACVIVGDKPMFLSVSEILRMNTDHTVSLLKKELEIELHELQESWHFASLERIFIENRIYHDIEEVKTWEDVLTTIEEGLKPHTKHLLRTVTEEDIVKLTEIRIKRISRFDLDKFKETIASMEDKIAKCKHNLEHLITYAIEYYTNIQKKYGKDKERRTEIRVFDTIDATKVAVANEKFYVNREEGFIGTSLKRDEYLFDCSDIDDIIVFRKDGTMKVVKVEAKTFVGKDILHVGIWKKGDARTVYNMIYREGRDGPYYMKRFSVTAVTRNTDYPLASEKKGSETLYFSANPNGEAELVSVLLKPNARIRKPKIDIDFSELAIKGRNSRGNLVTKYAVKKVDLKEQGVSTLAPRKIWFDETVRRLNVDARGTFLGNFKGDDKILTINANGEAKLVSFDLMNRFDDDYLILEKWNPEQPVTCIYFDGEKEIYYIKRFLFEATNNMQTFMPSEHPKSFIELVITANNATAELIFAKEKGKEKEPETINIDEFIAVKGIKAIGNQLTKSKVKAINLTIPEPEEDINPGFDEVESTEGHISFIDHDVKDEDFPEEGTIGSLFDEE from the coding sequence ATGACAGAAGAACATTTACACGAAGGAGAGAGTTTAAAAAAAGTATCCGGCCTGTACAGGGACTGGTTTCTGGATTATGCGTCGTATGTAATTCTCGACCGCGCCATTCCGTCGGTTTATGACGGTTTCAAGCCGGTGCAGCGGAGGATCATGCACTCGATGCGCGAACTGGAAGACGGCCGCTACAACAAGGTGGCCAATATCGTCGGAAATACGATGAAATACCATCCGCACGGAGATGCGTCCATTACCGATGCAATGGTGCAGATCGGGCAAAAGGAACTTTTGATCGATACCCAGGGAAACTGGGGAAACATTTACACCGGAGATTCCGCAGCAGCAGCCCGTTATATCGAAGCGCGATTAACACCTTTTGCGCTTGAAGTTGTCTTCAATCCGAAAACCACCGAATGGGCAAAATCCTACGACGGAAGGAATAACGAACCCATCGATTTACCGGTAAAATTCCCTCTGCTTTTAGCCCAGGGCGTTGAAGGAATTGGCGTCGGGCTTTCCACGAAAATTCTGCCGCATAATTTTAACGAGTTAATTAATGCCTCTGTTTCCTATCTGAAAGGCAAAAAATTCCAGATTTTCCCGGATTTTCTTACCGGCGGAATGCTCGACGTAGCCGAATACAACGACGGCGAACGCGGCGGAAAAGTGCGCGCCAGAGCACGGATTATTCAGAAAGATAAAAATACGCTGGCGATAACCGAACTTCCGTATTCTAAAAATACCGGCGAAATTATCGACAGCATCGTAAAAGCCACGGAAAGAGGGAAAATTAAAATCAAAAAAATTGAAGACAATACTTCCGATAAGGTTGAGATTCTGATTCATCTTCACAGTGATGTTTCGCCCGACAAAACGATTGATGCGCTGTATGCTTTTACGGATTGCCAGGTTTCCATTTCACCGAATGCCTGCGTGATTGTAGGGGATAAGCCAATGTTCCTTTCCGTTTCGGAAATTTTGAGGATGAATACCGATCACACGGTGTCATTGCTTAAAAAGGAACTGGAAATCGAATTGCACGAACTTCAGGAAAGCTGGCATTTTGCATCACTCGAGAGAATTTTCATCGAAAACAGAATCTATCACGACATCGAGGAAGTGAAAACGTGGGAAGATGTTTTAACCACCATTGAAGAAGGCCTGAAACCGCACACAAAACACCTTCTGCGAACCGTAACCGAAGAAGATATCGTGAAACTGACGGAAATCCGCATCAAGAGAATTTCACGTTTCGACCTTGATAAATTCAAGGAAACGATCGCGTCCATGGAAGATAAAATTGCGAAATGCAAACACAATTTGGAGCACCTGATTACTTACGCCATTGAGTATTACACCAATATTCAGAAAAAATACGGCAAGGACAAGGAACGCAGAACGGAAATCCGGGTTTTCGATACCATCGATGCGACAAAAGTTGCCGTTGCCAACGAAAAATTCTACGTAAACCGCGAAGAAGGCTTCATCGGAACTTCCCTGAAACGTGACGAGTATCTTTTCGACTGTTCGGATATCGACGATATTATCGTTTTCCGCAAAGACGGCACGATGAAAGTGGTGAAAGTGGAAGCCAAAACCTTTGTCGGAAAAGACATTCTGCACGTTGGAATCTGGAAAAAAGGCGATGCACGCACCGTTTACAATATGATTTACCGAGAAGGCAGAGACGGTCCGTATTATATGAAACGTTTTTCAGTAACGGCCGTCACCCGAAATACCGATTATCCGCTGGCTTCAGAAAAAAAAGGCTCGGAAACGCTGTATTTTTCAGCAAATCCTAATGGTGAGGCCGAACTGGTAAGTGTTTTATTAAAGCCAAACGCCAGAATCCGCAAACCGAAGATTGATATTGATTTTTCCGAACTTGCGATTAAAGGCAGAAATTCACGCGGGAATCTTGTAACAAAATATGCCGTAAAAAAAGTCGATCTGAAAGAGCAGGGTGTTTCCACACTGGCGCCGAGAAAAATTTGGTTCGATGAAACCGTGCGCCGCTTAAATGTTGATGCCCGCGGAACTTTCCTCGGAAATTTTAAAGGGGATGATAAAATCCTGACGATCAATGCAAACGGCGAGGCAAAACTCGTTTCATTTGATCTGATGAACCGTTTCGATGATGACTATCTGATTCTCGAAAAATGGAATCCGGAGCAGCCTGTAACCTGTATTTATTTCGACGGCGAAAAGGAAATTTACTATATCAAACGTTTCCTTTTTGAAGCCACGAACAACATGCAGACCTTTATGCCGTCCGAACATCCGAAATCGTTTATTGAACTGGTAATTACCGCCAACAATGCCACGGCCGAACTGATTTTCGCCAAAGAAAAAGGCAAGGAAAAAGAGCCCGAGACCATCAATATCGATGAATTCATCGCCGTGAAAGGCATTAAAGCCATCGGGAACCAACTCACCAAAAGTAAGGTGAAAGCCATCAACTTAACTATTCCGGAACCGGAAGAGGATATTAATCCCGGCTTCGATGAGGTGGAATCTACGGAAGGCCATATTTCGTTTATCGACCACGATGTGAAGGACGAAGACTTTCCGGAGGAAGGAACCATCGGCAGCCTTTTTGATGAAGAGTAG
- the purD gene encoding phosphoribosylamine--glycine ligase, whose protein sequence is MRILIIGNGGREAAFAKKLSEDSRVTQMFFAKGNATTEKYGKNISLSDIKDLVDFAKKESIDLTIVGPEAYLVEGIVDEFKKAGLKIFGPDKNAAKLEGSKAYSKKFMQDYGIKTASGRIFNSYIEAREYLDNQNFPLIIKASGLAQGKGVVLANDKDEALKTIHDFMIDKIYGDAGIQIVVEDYLRGFEASIICFSNGNDLYPCLPAKDYKKVGNGNRGANTGGMGSVAPSPEFTAEHFEDFKTNILQPTLNGMRDKGLRFTGFIFFGLLVTDKGCHLLEYNMRSGDPETQVILPLLENNLIDTINDCIDGKEIELKFKNESAVCLVMASGGYPGKYETGFQITGMDKVSGSDVIFAGATQRAGGIYTTGGRVINVVATAPTLEEARQKVYRDALPLHFDYAFYREDIAQF, encoded by the coding sequence ATGAGAATATTAATCATAGGTAACGGCGGGCGCGAAGCCGCTTTTGCAAAAAAATTATCCGAAGACAGCAGAGTAACTCAGATGTTTTTTGCTAAAGGTAACGCGACCACCGAAAAATACGGGAAAAACATCTCTTTATCAGATATTAAAGACCTGGTTGATTTTGCCAAAAAAGAAAGCATCGACCTTACCATTGTAGGCCCGGAAGCTTACCTCGTGGAGGGCATCGTTGATGAATTTAAAAAAGCAGGTCTCAAAATCTTTGGTCCGGATAAAAATGCAGCAAAACTGGAAGGCAGCAAGGCTTATTCTAAGAAATTTATGCAGGATTATGGCATCAAAACTGCTTCCGGCCGCATCTTTAACTCTTATATTGAAGCTCGGGAATATCTGGATAACCAGAACTTTCCTCTGATCATCAAAGCTTCAGGTTTGGCGCAGGGTAAAGGTGTTGTGCTTGCAAATGACAAGGACGAAGCTTTGAAAACCATCCACGATTTTATGATCGACAAGATTTATGGCGATGCCGGAATCCAAATCGTGGTTGAAGATTATTTGAGAGGTTTCGAAGCTTCAATCATCTGTTTTTCCAACGGTAATGATCTTTATCCGTGCCTTCCGGCAAAAGATTATAAAAAAGTCGGCAACGGAAACCGCGGCGCAAATACGGGCGGAATGGGAAGCGTAGCGCCAAGCCCGGAATTCACTGCGGAGCATTTCGAAGATTTCAAAACCAACATCCTGCAGCCCACATTAAACGGAATGAGAGATAAAGGTCTCAGGTTCACCGGTTTCATCTTCTTCGGACTTTTGGTTACCGATAAAGGCTGTCACCTCCTCGAGTACAATATGCGCTCCGGCGATCCGGAAACTCAGGTGATATTGCCACTGCTTGAAAACAACCTGATCGATACCATCAACGATTGTATCGATGGAAAAGAAATAGAACTGAAATTTAAAAACGAAAGCGCGGTATGCCTCGTTATGGCTTCTGGCGGCTATCCAGGTAAATACGAAACCGGTTTCCAGATTACCGGGATGGATAAAGTGAGCGGCAGCGACGTTATTTTTGCCGGAGCTACCCAAAGAGCGGGCGGCATTTACACCACCGGCGGGCGTGTGATCAACGTGGTGGCTACGGCGCCAACGCTGGAGGAAGCCAGACAGAAAGTTTACAGAGACGCGTTGCCGCTGCATTTCGATTATGCGTTTTACAGAGAAGATATCGCACAGTTCTAA
- the guaA gene encoding glutamine-hydrolyzing GMP synthase, with the protein MNNGIIILDFGSQYNQLIGRRIREMEVYSEIVPFNTPLDEILAKKPAGIILSGGPSSVNAPDAHLVEKELFDSGIPLLGICYGMQLTAHLLGGKVSKGVKGEYGKAELEIVRSNPLFTGVPRKSTVWMSHFDEVEEVPEGFEISGRSGVIAAMANEKKNIFAIQFHPEVTHTEEGPKMLENFVLNICKAEKNWKLTGYIDRTIAEIREKVGDEKVILGLSGGVDSSVAAVLIHKAIGDQLQCIFVDTGLLRKDEGEKVMENYGEHFHMNIDMVDASERFLSKLKGVSDPEEKRKIIGKEFVAVFDEESHKFEGAKFLAQGTIYPDVIESQSVKGPSAVIKSHHNVGGLPEEMKLQLLEPLRELFKDEVRKVGEELGIPHHLVYRHPFPGPGLGIRVLGEVDAEKVKILQEADDIFIQELYANKLYDKVSQAFVVLLPVKSVGVMGDERTYEYTAVVRSANTIDFMTATFSKLPWEFLENVSNRMINEVRGINRVAYDISSKPPATIEWE; encoded by the coding sequence ATGAACAACGGTATTATCATATTAGATTTCGGTTCCCAGTATAATCAGCTCATTGGCCGCAGAATCCGCGAGATGGAAGTTTATTCCGAAATCGTTCCTTTCAATACGCCATTGGACGAAATTTTAGCAAAAAAACCTGCAGGGATCATTCTTTCCGGTGGTCCAAGCTCCGTAAACGCACCAGATGCTCATTTGGTTGAAAAAGAACTTTTCGATTCCGGAATTCCCCTTCTTGGTATCTGTTATGGTATGCAGCTTACAGCCCACCTTCTCGGCGGTAAAGTATCAAAAGGCGTAAAAGGAGAGTACGGAAAAGCTGAACTCGAAATTGTGAGAAGCAATCCGTTATTTACAGGCGTTCCCCGTAAATCTACCGTATGGATGAGCCACTTCGATGAGGTGGAAGAGGTTCCGGAAGGTTTTGAAATTTCCGGCAGAAGCGGCGTGATTGCGGCAATGGCCAATGAAAAGAAAAATATTTTCGCAATCCAGTTCCATCCGGAAGTGACACATACCGAAGAAGGTCCCAAAATGCTTGAAAATTTTGTACTGAACATCTGTAAAGCCGAAAAAAACTGGAAACTCACCGGGTATATCGACCGCACCATAGCTGAAATCCGCGAAAAAGTAGGTGACGAGAAAGTAATTCTCGGGCTTTCCGGCGGCGTAGATTCTTCCGTAGCCGCGGTGCTTATTCATAAAGCCATTGGCGACCAGCTCCAGTGTATTTTTGTAGATACCGGGCTTCTCCGCAAAGATGAAGGTGAAAAAGTTATGGAAAACTACGGCGAGCATTTCCACATGAATATCGATATGGTGGATGCTTCCGAAAGATTTTTATCAAAACTGAAAGGCGTTTCAGACCCGGAAGAAAAAAGAAAAATTATCGGTAAAGAGTTTGTAGCAGTCTTCGATGAAGAATCCCATAAATTTGAAGGTGCCAAATTTCTCGCGCAGGGAACCATTTATCCTGATGTTATAGAATCTCAATCGGTGAAAGGGCCTTCTGCGGTAATAAAATCGCATCACAACGTGGGCGGTCTGCCGGAAGAAATGAAGCTGCAGCTTCTGGAACCTTTGCGCGAACTTTTTAAAGATGAAGTAAGAAAAGTAGGTGAGGAGTTGGGAATTCCGCATCATTTGGTATACCGTCACCCGTTCCCGGGCCCAGGTCTTGGAATCCGTGTTTTAGGTGAAGTGGATGCCGAAAAAGTAAAAATTCTTCAGGAAGCTGACGATATTTTCATCCAAGAGCTGTATGCCAACAAACTTTATGACAAAGTTTCCCAGGCGTTTGTAGTTTTACTTCCGGTAAAATCTGTCGGGGTGATGGGCGATGAGAGAACCTACGAATATACCGCAGTAGTACGTTCTGCAAACACGATCGATTTTATGACGGCGACGTTCAGTAAATTACCCTGGGAATTCCTGGAAAACGTTTCAAACCGCATGATTAACGAAGTGCGAGGCATCAACCGCGTCGCTTACGATATTTCCAGTAAGCCGCCTGCAACGATCGAGTGGGAATAG